Proteins from a genomic interval of Mycobacteriales bacterium:
- a CDS encoding sulfite exporter TauE/SafE family protein, which produces MILAAVALGLLIGLALGALGGGGSILTVPALVYALGLSAQEATTASLVIVGMTAATGSVSHARSGQTRWGSGVLLALLGVPAAVLGTQLNRAVDPDALLLCFAVVMLLAASGMLARARAVVRAGGADSPREPAPGATTAEVAAERSRTDLAWRLAAAGLGIGFLNGFLGVGGGFVVVPVLVVLLHMPMPSAVGTSLLVIAVNSAVALVARAGHGSFAWSVIVPFTLAAIAGSLAGKRVADRLRAITLTRSFAALLVVVAAYVAIKAVPALV; this is translated from the coding sequence GTGATCCTGGCCGCTGTTGCTCTCGGGCTGCTCATCGGTCTGGCCCTGGGAGCCCTCGGCGGCGGCGGCTCGATCCTCACCGTCCCCGCGCTCGTCTACGCCCTCGGTCTGTCGGCCCAGGAGGCGACCACGGCCAGCCTAGTGATTGTCGGGATGACGGCGGCGACCGGCAGCGTCAGCCATGCGCGCTCGGGTCAGACGCGCTGGGGGTCGGGTGTCCTGCTCGCGCTGCTCGGCGTCCCGGCCGCGGTGCTCGGCACCCAGCTGAACCGCGCCGTGGACCCTGACGCGCTACTGCTCTGCTTCGCCGTCGTGATGCTGCTGGCCGCGAGCGGGATGCTCGCCCGAGCTCGGGCCGTGGTGCGGGCGGGGGGAGCGGACTCGCCGCGGGAGCCGGCGCCAGGAGCCACAACCGCCGAGGTCGCGGCCGAGAGGAGCCGCACCGACCTCGCCTGGCGCCTGGCCGCCGCTGGCCTGGGCATCGGTTTCCTCAACGGCTTCCTCGGCGTCGGCGGAGGCTTCGTCGTCGTTCCCGTGCTCGTCGTGCTCCTGCACATGCCGATGCCCTCCGCCGTGGGCACGTCACTGCTGGTCATCGCCGTCAACTCCGCGGTGGCGCTGGTAGCGAGAGCAGGTCACGGCAGCTTCGCGTGGAGCGTCATCGTCCCCTTCACGCTCGCCGCCATCGCCGGCTCCCTGGCAGGCAAGCGGGTCGCCGATCGTCTCCGTGCCATCACCCTGACCCGGTCGTTCGCGGCCCTCCTCGTGGTCGTCGCGGCCTACGTGGCCATCAAGGCCGTCCCGGCGCTCGTCTGA
- a CDS encoding rhodanese-like domain-containing protein: MTGPDPEVSVQQAADAAAAGLVLLVDVREDEEWAAGRAPGAIHARLSSLRADDVPGDRPVVAVCRSGNRSGKAAAQLAQAGLRVSNMAGGMTAWAAAGLPVVRDDGSPGEIA, encoded by the coding sequence ATGACAGGACCCGACCCCGAGGTGTCCGTGCAGCAGGCCGCCGACGCCGCCGCAGCCGGGCTCGTCCTGCTCGTCGACGTGCGCGAGGACGAGGAGTGGGCGGCGGGCCGTGCGCCCGGAGCGATCCACGCCCGGCTGAGCTCGCTGCGCGCCGACGACGTGCCGGGTGACCGACCGGTCGTCGCGGTCTGCCGTTCGGGCAACCGCTCCGGGAAGGCGGCTGCGCAGCTGGCACAGGCCGGGCTCCGGGTGTCGAACATGGCAGGCGGGATGACGGCCTGGGCCGCGGCTGGCCTACCGGTGGTCCGCGACGACGGCAGCCCAGGCGAGATCGCGTGA
- a CDS encoding GntR family transcriptional regulator: protein MEATRQGRRPLARASGSPLWAQLLADLRVRLAGGEFAEGFPGELALAQEYAVSRHTVREALRHLRAEGRVTAARGRKPRLGPVEVEQQLGALSSLFAAVESAGLEQRSIVRALDLRRDGVVATRLLLEESAPLVYLERVRLAAGEPLALDRVWLPADLAHPLLTVDFTHTALYTELLEHCGLRLTGGREQVRAVLPLRGERALLHIPAGVALLAVERTGCLDGRPVEHRRTIVRGDRFAVTAQFDGRSVQLSADAQGGRSPVGPERSQT from the coding sequence ATGGAGGCGACAAGGCAAGGCCGGCGGCCGCTGGCACGCGCCTCGGGGTCGCCGCTGTGGGCGCAGTTGCTCGCAGACCTGCGGGTCCGGCTCGCCGGTGGCGAGTTCGCGGAGGGCTTCCCTGGCGAGCTGGCACTGGCGCAGGAGTACGCCGTCAGCCGACACACCGTCCGAGAAGCCCTGCGGCACCTGCGCGCCGAAGGCAGGGTCACCGCCGCTCGCGGTCGCAAGCCCCGCCTCGGCCCGGTCGAGGTCGAGCAACAGCTGGGCGCGCTGAGCTCGCTGTTCGCGGCCGTCGAGAGCGCCGGCCTGGAGCAGCGCTCGATCGTGCGCGCGCTGGACCTGCGACGCGACGGGGTCGTCGCGACGCGGCTGCTGCTCGAGGAGTCGGCGCCCCTGGTCTACCTCGAGCGGGTGCGCCTCGCCGCCGGGGAGCCGCTCGCTCTCGACCGGGTGTGGCTACCAGCCGACCTCGCCCACCCCCTGCTGACGGTGGACTTCACGCACACCGCCCTCTACACCGAGCTGCTCGAGCACTGTGGGCTGCGGTTGACCGGGGGCCGCGAGCAGGTGCGCGCCGTGCTTCCACTGCGAGGCGAGCGCGCCCTGCTGCACATCCCCGCTGGCGTCGCCCTGCTGGCCGTCGAGCGCACCGGATGCCTGGACGGTCGGCCGGTCGAGCACCGGCGCACGATCGTGCGCGGTGATCGCTTCGCCGTCACCGCGCAGTTCGACGGCCGCAGCGTCCAGCTGTCTGCCGACGCTCAGGGCGGGCGGTCGCCCGTCGGGCCGGAGAGGAGCCAGACATGA
- a CDS encoding MBL fold metallo-hydrolase, translating to MRVDILETSHLGDRSYVVSDGSVALVVDPQRDLDRVEALLAELGVEVRMVVETHLHNDYVTGGHALARRTGATYVVAGRDEVAFERCAAHDGDELTVGELTVRVIETPGHTDTHLAYVVTDHTGGAPAVFSGGSLLYGSVGRTDLLGTDRTDDLTRKQWRSARRLAKALPDDAALFPTHGFGSFCSSGGASGGSDSTIGQEKRRNDALTEDDEQSFVDKLVAGLTSYPAYYAHMGALNAQGPDEPDLTPVRTLDPSELAARIRTGEWVVDLRDRKAYAGQHLAGTVSIGIGTQFSTYAGWVIPWGSPITVIGESPSQVAQAQRQLVRIGIDHLAGSATGELISLAPDVPVRSYQQATFADMPDVAHVLDVRRDDEVKDGHIRGAKHIPLHSLVDRLHEVPRGKVWVHCASGYRASIAASILDRAGHEVVHLDDDFDNAEKAGLQVVRP from the coding sequence GTGCGCGTCGACATCCTGGAGACCAGCCACCTCGGTGACCGGAGCTACGTCGTCTCCGACGGCAGCGTGGCCCTCGTCGTGGACCCGCAGCGCGACCTCGACCGCGTCGAGGCACTCCTCGCGGAGCTGGGCGTCGAGGTGCGCATGGTGGTGGAGACCCACCTGCACAACGACTACGTGACCGGGGGCCATGCGCTCGCGCGCCGCACGGGCGCGACGTACGTCGTGGCTGGTCGCGACGAGGTCGCCTTCGAGCGCTGCGCCGCCCACGACGGCGACGAGCTCACCGTCGGCGAGCTGACCGTCCGGGTCATCGAGACCCCGGGGCACACCGACACGCACCTGGCCTACGTCGTCACCGACCACACCGGCGGTGCGCCGGCGGTCTTCAGCGGCGGTTCCCTGCTCTACGGCAGCGTCGGGCGCACCGACCTGCTCGGCACGGATCGCACCGACGACCTGACGCGCAAGCAGTGGCGCTCGGCGCGACGGCTCGCGAAGGCCCTGCCGGACGACGCCGCGCTATTCCCGACGCACGGCTTCGGGTCCTTCTGCTCCTCAGGCGGCGCGAGCGGTGGGAGCGACAGCACGATCGGCCAGGAGAAGCGCCGCAACGACGCCCTCACCGAGGACGACGAGCAGTCCTTCGTCGACAAGCTCGTCGCCGGGCTAACGAGCTACCCCGCCTACTACGCGCACATGGGTGCGCTTAACGCGCAGGGCCCGGACGAGCCCGACCTGACGCCCGTGCGCACCCTGGACCCCTCGGAGCTCGCTGCCCGGATCCGCACCGGCGAGTGGGTCGTGGACCTGCGTGACCGGAAGGCGTACGCCGGACAGCACCTGGCAGGAACCGTCTCCATCGGGATCGGCACGCAGTTCTCGACCTACGCCGGTTGGGTCATCCCGTGGGGTTCGCCGATCACCGTGATCGGTGAGAGCCCGTCGCAGGTCGCTCAGGCACAGCGGCAGCTGGTGCGCATCGGCATCGATCACCTGGCTGGCAGCGCGACCGGCGAGCTGATCAGCCTGGCACCCGACGTGCCCGTGCGTTCCTACCAGCAGGCGACCTTCGCGGATATGCCTGACGTGGCGCACGTCCTGGACGTGCGCCGCGACGACGAGGTCAAGGACGGTCACATCCGGGGCGCGAAGCACATCCCCCTGCACAGCCTGGTCGACCGGCTCCACGAGGTGCCGAGGGGCAAGGTCTGGGTGCACTGCGCCAGCGGCTACCGGGCGAGCATCGCGGCAAGCATCCTCGACCGTGCGGGTCACGAGGTGGTGCACCTCGACGACGACTTCGACAACGCCGAGAAGGCCGGTCTGCAGGTCGTGCGGCCATGA
- a CDS encoding metal-sensitive transcriptional regulator — MQLEDDAIKLAVNRLRRAEGQIAGVIRMLEAGRDCEDVVTQLAAVSRALDKAGFSIVASGLRQCLSQDDAAAAAIDTAKLEKLFLSLA; from the coding sequence ATGCAGCTCGAAGACGATGCGATCAAGCTCGCGGTGAACCGGCTCCGGCGGGCGGAGGGTCAGATCGCGGGCGTCATCCGCATGCTCGAGGCGGGCAGGGACTGCGAAGACGTCGTCACTCAGTTGGCAGCGGTCTCGCGGGCGCTGGACAAGGCGGGGTTCAGCATCGTCGCCAGTGGTCTGCGGCAGTGCCTGAGCCAGGACGACGCGGCGGCCGCCGCCATCGACACGGCCAAGCTCGAGAAGCTCTTCCTCTCACTGGCCTGA
- a CDS encoding rhodanese-like domain-containing protein, producing the protein MTTEATIDQLKRARTEGAVVIDVRESEEHAAGHVAGARSLPLSELPTRTHEVPTDQTVYLVCQGGGRSSQAAELLGAAGHDVRSVVGGTTAWREAGGEMESSRD; encoded by the coding sequence ATGACCACGGAAGCCACCATCGACCAGCTCAAGCGGGCCCGCACCGAGGGCGCCGTCGTCATCGACGTGCGGGAGTCTGAGGAGCACGCCGCAGGGCACGTGGCCGGCGCGCGGTCCCTCCCGCTCAGCGAGCTGCCGACCCGCACCCACGAGGTCCCCACGGATCAGACGGTGTATCTGGTCTGCCAGGGCGGCGGCCGCAGCAGCCAGGCAGCGGAGCTGCTCGGTGCCGCCGGCCACGATGTCCGCTCCGTGGTGGGTGGGACGACGGCGTGGAGAGAGGCCGGCGGTGAGATGGAGAGCAGTCGCGACTGA
- a CDS encoding rhodanese-like domain-containing protein, whose protein sequence is MPWPLEVESDLVAVDTTWGELQPMEVAPGVRTVGELELLALQEQGAALVDSRTVGSFGGRTLPGAINVPHDQVIAQQGELDRRGLSVLFCKGPQCPQSPDAIRQLLEAGFPATALAYYRGGLHDWVTLALPTQDI, encoded by the coding sequence GTGCCCTGGCCGCTGGAGGTTGAGAGCGACCTCGTGGCCGTCGACACGACGTGGGGCGAGCTGCAGCCCATGGAGGTGGCGCCGGGGGTGCGGACCGTGGGGGAGCTGGAGCTGCTGGCGCTGCAGGAGCAGGGCGCCGCCCTCGTTGACAGTCGTACGGTCGGCTCGTTCGGCGGTCGGACGCTGCCTGGTGCGATCAACGTCCCGCACGACCAGGTGATCGCACAGCAGGGAGAGCTTGATCGACGGGGACTGTCGGTGCTGTTCTGCAAAGGCCCGCAGTGCCCGCAGTCCCCCGACGCCATCCGTCAGCTGCTCGAGGCCGGCTTCCCGGCGACCGCGCTGGCGTACTACCGCGGTGGCCTGCACGACTGGGTCACCCTGGCCCTCCCGACCCAGGACATCTGA
- a CDS encoding DUF2892 domain-containing protein — translation MKPIDVIGSQPGRVLRIAAGIGIITTGLRRGDTKGKVLAAAGGIPLVAGAADVCVLGPLVHGPLRGEAFRQHRRAR, via the coding sequence ATGAAGCCGATCGACGTCATCGGAAGCCAACCAGGGCGGGTGCTGCGCATCGCCGCAGGCATCGGCATCATCACGACGGGGTTGCGTCGAGGGGACACGAAGGGCAAGGTGCTGGCTGCGGCCGGGGGGATCCCTCTCGTGGCCGGCGCCGCCGACGTGTGCGTGCTCGGCCCGCTGGTCCACGGGCCGCTGCGGGGCGAGGCCTTCCGGCAGCACCGGCGGGCTCGATAA
- a CDS encoding NAD(P)/FAD-dependent oxidoreductase, translating to MPVAPVVVVGGGHNGLVAACYLAKAGKDVLVLEAADKPGGGSRTDETIPGYLFNTHAAAHNIINMTRIPAELDLAGAGLEYVPMDPFATGLFRDGRVVRFHRDLEQTVASIAEHSRADAEAYRAFMHRAIPLVKTAVTGLESGSTPGGVLKAVASKIGPLLQGVKRAGGPFGMVHDLIAPYGTLLETALPSDLTRAPIASFASHSSAGPHATGGSFFVFWQAAYHLFGQWHPLGGSQSLASALIRRLEGWGGGVRTGAVVERIDARGGTAKAVVLEGGERIEASAVVTAVDVQTALLGLLDPPLAGRDGVELRAAHRGNAVQMLVHLATDKLPPYPNARPGDWNGLQSHVDTLDELRHGFLSAEGRRLPDPVSTYCFTPSVYDDSLAPAGTHTVYLACPCAPYDVEGGWEDQQEAFADAMVAQVEAHAPGFTASITGRHIRTPTFMAQELRWPGAHPMQLDISLDQLAFMRPTRRLSGHTVPGVAGLYTCGASTAPVGGIAGSSGKAAALELLKVQP from the coding sequence ATGCCTGTCGCACCGGTCGTCGTGGTGGGTGGCGGGCACAACGGCCTCGTCGCAGCGTGCTACCTGGCCAAGGCCGGCAAGGACGTCCTGGTGCTGGAGGCAGCCGACAAGCCGGGTGGGGGATCGCGCACGGACGAGACGATCCCCGGCTACCTGTTCAACACCCACGCCGCTGCCCACAACATCATCAACATGACCCGCATCCCCGCGGAGCTCGACCTCGCCGGGGCAGGCCTGGAGTACGTGCCGATGGACCCCTTCGCCACGGGGCTCTTCCGCGACGGCAGGGTGGTGCGGTTCCACCGCGACCTCGAGCAGACGGTCGCGTCGATCGCCGAGCACAGCCGCGCCGACGCGGAGGCCTACCGCGCCTTCATGCACCGGGCGATCCCGCTGGTGAAGACGGCCGTCACCGGCCTGGAAAGCGGGTCGACGCCGGGCGGGGTGCTCAAGGCAGTCGCCAGCAAGATCGGCCCGCTGCTGCAGGGGGTCAAGCGCGCCGGGGGCCCGTTCGGGATGGTGCACGACCTCATCGCGCCCTACGGCACGCTTCTGGAGACCGCCCTGCCGAGCGACCTGACCCGCGCGCCCATCGCATCGTTCGCCAGTCACTCCTCGGCCGGGCCGCACGCCACGGGCGGGTCGTTCTTCGTCTTCTGGCAGGCGGCGTACCACCTGTTCGGGCAGTGGCACCCGCTCGGCGGCTCGCAGTCGCTGGCCTCCGCCCTGATCCGCCGGCTCGAGGGATGGGGCGGCGGCGTCCGGACCGGGGCCGTGGTGGAGCGGATCGATGCCCGAGGCGGGACGGCGAAGGCCGTCGTCCTCGAGGGCGGCGAGCGGATCGAGGCCTCCGCAGTCGTCACGGCGGTCGACGTGCAGACCGCGCTGCTCGGCCTGCTGGATCCGCCGCTGGCCGGCCGGGACGGCGTCGAGCTGAGAGCCGCGCACCGCGGCAACGCCGTGCAGATGCTGGTGCACCTGGCGACCGACAAGCTCCCGCCATATCCGAACGCCCGGCCCGGTGACTGGAACGGCCTGCAGTCCCACGTCGACACCCTCGACGAGCTGCGGCACGGGTTCCTGTCCGCCGAGGGCAGACGGCTCCCGGACCCGGTGTCGACGTACTGCTTCACCCCGTCGGTCTACGACGACTCGCTCGCCCCGGCGGGCACGCACACCGTGTACCTCGCCTGCCCCTGCGCGCCGTACGACGTCGAGGGCGGCTGGGAGGACCAGCAGGAGGCGTTCGCCGACGCGATGGTCGCGCAGGTCGAGGCGCACGCACCGGGCTTCACCGCCAGCATCACGGGCCGGCACATCCGCACCCCGACGTTCATGGCGCAGGAGCTGCGCTGGCCCGGTGCGCACCCCATGCAGCTCGACATCAGCCTCGACCAGCTGGCGTTCATGCGGCCCACCCGCCGGCTCTCCGGGCACACCGTTCCGGGCGTCGCCGGTCTCTACACCTGTGGCGCCTCGACCGCGCCGGTCGGCGGGATAGCGGGCAGCAGTGGCAAGGCCGCTGCACTCGAGCTGCTCAAGGTGCAGCCGTGA
- a CDS encoding MMPL family transporter gives MSISTDGPDTSTSPVSADPPRHGPLGRLGLWTAGHFRLLLVVWAVVAIGLGAFAPKVEGALAGAGWEASGSESVQARDLVQQQFGGLSSAALQVVVRADDGLADGRGADVVREATALLQADDRLSTIVPPTAGLSISEDGRTGVLQAGAASTNMNEMVRAADDLKEPLRELGGDGVTVALTGSSGLWSDFNEANLEAMLKSELLSWPVTLTIMVLAFGSLVAAGLPLMLTVLGLVSAAGTLWIGAQFADISIWALNFALMFALALGIDYALFLVVRFRAARASGLSSAEAAAVTMDTAGKAVLFSGITVLISLSAVLLVPSPAFRSMALGIMISVVFILAATLTLLPAVLARLGDRVNGLSIPGISAGEHRSARFAAWGERLWRRPVAYGSVALVALVALAVPVFGLQTGMPSIKVVPSENSSRVGYDLVQQAFGPGAPGTLQVVTTSAQAAAVSRAAEADPGVARVFPAMPGADGATSLVQVVPASDPSATATGDTIDRLRGALPAGTLVGGTAAENHDLEQVLNDKTPLVVAIVLVLGFALLLVALQAPLLAAMGVLTNLLATGAAFGAAKLVFQDGIGSGLFGFESQGFLDAWAPVFFFAMIFAIGMDYTVFLLASAKEHWEKSGDPKEAMVGGIAHSGRVIFAAAGVMVAVFFTFALSGPLPPKEMGVVLGIAVLLDAALVRLLLLPVLMRLTGRAAWACPGWLRRVLPDIRFSH, from the coding sequence ATGAGCATCAGCACCGACGGGCCCGACACCTCGACATCTCCTGTCTCCGCGGACCCGCCACGGCACGGGCCGCTCGGCAGGCTTGGTCTCTGGACCGCAGGGCACTTCCGACTGCTGCTCGTCGTCTGGGCCGTCGTTGCGATCGGGCTGGGCGCCTTCGCACCAAAGGTCGAAGGGGCACTGGCCGGAGCCGGTTGGGAGGCCTCGGGGTCCGAGTCGGTGCAGGCCCGCGACCTGGTGCAGCAGCAGTTCGGAGGCCTGTCGAGCGCGGCGCTGCAGGTCGTCGTACGGGCCGACGACGGTCTGGCCGACGGTCGCGGTGCCGACGTCGTCCGCGAGGCCACGGCGCTGCTGCAGGCCGACGACCGGCTGTCCACGATCGTGCCGCCCACGGCGGGGCTGTCGATCTCAGAGGACGGCCGGACCGGCGTGCTGCAGGCCGGTGCCGCCAGCACGAACATGAACGAGATGGTCCGCGCCGCGGACGACCTCAAGGAGCCGCTGCGCGAGCTGGGCGGCGACGGCGTCACCGTCGCTCTGACCGGCTCGTCCGGGCTGTGGAGCGACTTCAACGAGGCCAACCTGGAGGCGATGCTCAAGAGCGAGCTGCTCAGCTGGCCCGTGACGCTCACGATCATGGTGCTGGCGTTCGGCTCCCTCGTCGCCGCAGGGCTGCCCCTGATGCTGACCGTCCTCGGTCTGGTCTCCGCTGCCGGGACGCTCTGGATCGGCGCGCAGTTCGCCGACATCAGCATCTGGGCGCTGAACTTCGCGCTGATGTTCGCGCTCGCACTCGGCATCGACTACGCGCTGTTCCTCGTCGTGCGCTTCCGGGCCGCGCGAGCGAGCGGGCTCAGCTCGGCGGAGGCCGCCGCCGTCACGATGGACACCGCCGGCAAGGCGGTCCTGTTCTCCGGGATCACCGTGCTGATCTCGCTGTCCGCGGTGCTGCTCGTGCCGTCGCCCGCCTTCCGTTCGATGGCGCTCGGCATCATGATCTCGGTCGTCTTCATCCTGGCCGCCACCCTGACGCTGCTGCCTGCCGTGCTGGCCCGCCTCGGTGACCGGGTCAACGGGCTGTCCATCCCCGGCATCTCAGCTGGCGAGCACCGGTCCGCGCGGTTCGCCGCATGGGGCGAGCGCCTCTGGCGCCGCCCGGTCGCCTACGGCAGCGTCGCCCTGGTTGCGCTCGTGGCACTGGCCGTGCCCGTGTTCGGCCTGCAGACCGGTATGCCCAGCATCAAGGTCGTCCCCAGCGAGAACAGCAGCCGGGTCGGCTACGACCTGGTCCAACAGGCCTTCGGCCCCGGGGCGCCCGGCACCCTGCAGGTGGTCACGACCTCGGCGCAGGCCGCCGCCGTCAGCCGCGCCGCCGAGGCCGACCCCGGTGTCGCACGGGTCTTCCCGGCGATGCCCGGCGCCGACGGCGCCACCTCACTCGTCCAGGTGGTCCCGGCGAGCGACCCGTCGGCCACGGCCACCGGGGACACCATCGACCGACTGCGCGGCGCACTGCCCGCCGGAACGCTGGTCGGCGGTACCGCCGCGGAGAACCACGACCTCGAGCAGGTGCTGAACGACAAGACCCCGCTCGTCGTGGCGATCGTGCTGGTCCTCGGGTTCGCGCTGCTGCTCGTGGCACTGCAAGCCCCGCTGCTGGCGGCCATGGGGGTGCTGACCAACCTGCTGGCCACCGGAGCCGCGTTCGGCGCCGCGAAGCTGGTGTTCCAAGACGGCATCGGGTCGGGGCTCTTCGGCTTCGAGAGCCAGGGGTTCCTGGACGCCTGGGCACCGGTGTTCTTCTTCGCCATGATCTTCGCGATCGGCATGGACTACACCGTCTTCCTGCTCGCCAGCGCGAAAGAGCACTGGGAGAAGTCCGGAGATCCCAAGGAGGCCATGGTCGGGGGGATCGCGCACTCCGGCCGGGTCATCTTCGCGGCCGCCGGTGTGATGGTGGCGGTGTTCTTCACCTTCGCCCTCTCCGGTCCGCTGCCACCCAAGGAGATGGGCGTCGTGCTCGGCATCGCCGTCCTGCTCGACGCCGCCCTCGTCCGCTTGCTCCTGCTCCCAGTCCTGATGCGGCTCACCGGTCGGGCCGCGTGGGCCTGCCCGGGCTGGTTGCGTCGCGTCCTGCCCGACATCCGCTTCAGCCACTGA
- a CDS encoding class I SAM-dependent methyltransferase, which produces MSAMIADELHAVLAKPIRVEAYDGSAAGPPGAPVLRLRSRKALAHLVSAPGELGLVRAYVSGELDLVAPDHYSALRALAGDTIGDLTARQRLSALRRLGREALTWVEPPPQEVGARRYVAGLRAHTLGRDAVAIAHHYDVSNLFYSWVLGPSMAYTCAVYAEDSTTLEQAQAAKFDLVCRKLGLRPGMRLLDVGCGWGGMAVHAATHYDVEVVAVTLSRRQAEWGQKVVAESGLTGQVDIRHQDYRAVPETGFDAISSIGLTEHVGIKGLPDYARRLAGKLRPQGRLLNHCITRADEQAAAISKRGFIARYVFPDGELPGVGRVVRELEAAGLEVRHEENLREHYARTLHAWCDNLDARWDDAVTEVGQGTARVWALYLAGSRLAFERNDIQLHQVLAVRTTEGFSGMPLRPDWGV; this is translated from the coding sequence ATGAGCGCGATGATCGCCGACGAGTTGCACGCGGTCCTGGCCAAGCCGATCCGTGTCGAGGCCTACGACGGGTCGGCCGCGGGGCCGCCCGGTGCGCCGGTCCTCCGGCTGCGCAGCCGGAAGGCGCTCGCCCACCTGGTGAGCGCCCCGGGGGAGCTCGGGCTGGTGCGGGCCTACGTGTCCGGTGAGCTCGACCTCGTGGCACCCGATCACTACAGCGCGCTGCGTGCGCTTGCCGGCGACACCATCGGCGACCTCACAGCCAGGCAGCGGCTGTCGGCCCTGCGTCGTCTCGGGCGTGAGGCCCTCACCTGGGTCGAGCCACCGCCGCAGGAGGTCGGCGCTCGCCGCTACGTCGCGGGGCTCCGGGCCCACACCCTCGGTCGCGACGCCGTCGCGATCGCCCACCACTACGACGTCAGCAACCTCTTCTACTCGTGGGTGCTCGGCCCGTCGATGGCCTACACCTGCGCGGTCTACGCCGAAGACAGCACCACCTTGGAGCAGGCCCAGGCGGCGAAGTTCGACCTGGTCTGCCGCAAGCTCGGGCTGCGTCCGGGCATGCGCCTGCTCGACGTCGGCTGCGGCTGGGGCGGCATGGCTGTCCATGCCGCGACGCACTACGACGTCGAGGTCGTCGCGGTCACGCTGTCGCGCAGGCAGGCCGAGTGGGGGCAGAAGGTCGTCGCCGAGTCGGGGCTGACCGGGCAGGTGGACATCCGGCACCAGGACTACCGCGCCGTGCCCGAGACCGGGTTCGACGCCATCAGCTCCATCGGTCTCACCGAGCACGTGGGCATCAAGGGGCTGCCCGACTACGCCCGCCGTCTGGCGGGGAAGCTGCGCCCGCAGGGACGGCTCCTCAACCACTGCATCACCCGCGCTGACGAGCAGGCGGCAGCGATCAGCAAGCGCGGCTTCATCGCGCGCTACGTCTTCCCCGACGGCGAACTGCCCGGGGTCGGCCGGGTCGTGCGCGAGCTGGAGGCCGCCGGGCTCGAGGTCCGTCACGAGGAGAACCTGCGGGAGCACTACGCCCGGACCCTCCATGCCTGGTGCGACAACCTCGATGCCCGCTGGGACGACGCCGTCACCGAGGTCGGGCAGGGCACGGCGCGGGTCTGGGCGCTCTACCTGGCGGGGTCGCGACTCGCGTTCGAGCGCAACGACATCCAGCTCCACCAGGTCCTGGCGGTCCGGACGACCGAAGGCTTCTCGGGGATGCCGCTGCGCCCCGACTGGGGGGTCTGA